One window of the Rhodococcus sovatensis genome contains the following:
- a CDS encoding ATP-binding protein codes for MMAIAFGGEDAVAAAARPHTEPVHEDAMHLIFDGESAVAERASALRVELSHWLTGLQVAPERVYDVVLATYEALANAVEHAYTADPGPGTLDLIAKYVSTTGRIEVTIRDRGAWAVHEPDSTRGRGVPLMHALADSTSVTSDDEGTTVRLVWNAPA; via the coding sequence ATGATGGCAATTGCATTCGGTGGAGAAGACGCCGTGGCCGCTGCCGCCCGACCCCACACCGAGCCAGTTCACGAGGACGCCATGCACCTGATATTCGATGGCGAATCTGCTGTCGCGGAGCGCGCCTCGGCTCTCAGGGTGGAGCTCAGTCACTGGCTGACAGGGTTGCAGGTGGCACCAGAACGGGTGTACGACGTAGTGCTCGCGACGTACGAGGCGCTGGCCAACGCTGTCGAGCATGCCTATACGGCTGATCCTGGGCCAGGCACCCTCGACCTGATTGCAAAGTACGTGTCCACGACCGGCCGGATCGAAGTGACTATTCGTGATCGCGGGGCGTGGGCGGTACACGAACCCGACTCGACTCGCGGGCGAGGCGTCCCGTTGATGCACGCCCTCGCCGATTCGACCTCGGTCACCTCGGACGACGAGGGAACGACCGTTCGTCTGGTCTGGAACGCGCCTGCTTGA
- a CDS encoding Hsp70 family protein gives MTEVLGVSVGASAVRMARPDLRLHTSGERELDFRHDTVDTQRDRAEELAAETIGVVLAQNYGDRGVEATGVAYRDQQQFGDIQQAMSVQRLHNYRLVPEARAALAYLEASGEIGDFGTIALYDLGSSGLTISVVDRATGDVLLAERTTDISGSDFDRLICDNQLAKQGVDLQNSVGVEEFTTRCRIAKEQLSTSGAVCLPGESGVILISRESFEALVTVPIEYSARLVRDVITRSPQRVDALFLVGGGARIPLVEAILRSWTGLPVVTPAEPESVAAKGAALLATPVRDAPAPTAPPVLRNGPATSSGAQALSGAPEWLSPEPVDRSVTSKRKIRGAALVAGGLAAVAALGLTLGYGGSEDSTSAPADSEQPLTTAPPSTSRTSTTTLPPSTTVEAPAPAPAPVETYEAPAYERPAPAPAPPPPPPPLIPGLPDFQLPQIQLPPPPVFELPRF, from the coding sequence ATGACTGAGGTTCTCGGTGTGTCGGTGGGGGCCAGTGCTGTGCGCATGGCGCGTCCCGACCTTCGCCTGCACACATCCGGCGAGCGCGAACTCGATTTTCGCCACGACACCGTCGACACCCAGCGGGATCGAGCAGAAGAACTTGCAGCCGAGACCATCGGCGTCGTTCTTGCGCAGAACTACGGCGATCGAGGTGTCGAGGCCACCGGTGTCGCCTACCGAGACCAACAGCAGTTCGGTGATATCCAGCAAGCCATGTCGGTGCAGCGGCTGCACAACTATCGGTTGGTGCCCGAGGCGCGCGCGGCGTTGGCGTATCTCGAAGCGTCCGGCGAGATCGGTGATTTCGGAACCATCGCGCTCTATGACCTGGGCAGCTCCGGTCTGACCATCAGTGTCGTCGATCGCGCTACCGGCGACGTCCTTCTCGCCGAGCGCACCACGGACATCAGCGGGTCGGACTTCGATCGGCTCATCTGCGACAACCAGCTGGCCAAGCAGGGGGTCGACCTTCAGAACTCGGTCGGTGTGGAGGAGTTCACCACTCGATGCCGCATCGCGAAGGAACAGTTGTCGACGTCGGGCGCGGTGTGCCTGCCGGGCGAGAGCGGTGTAATCCTCATTTCCCGCGAATCGTTCGAAGCTCTCGTGACCGTCCCGATCGAATACTCGGCGCGGCTGGTCCGCGACGTGATCACCCGGTCGCCGCAGCGCGTGGATGCACTGTTCCTCGTCGGAGGTGGAGCTCGGATTCCGCTCGTCGAAGCGATACTGCGTTCCTGGACGGGTCTGCCCGTCGTCACTCCCGCCGAGCCGGAATCGGTGGCCGCCAAGGGTGCTGCGCTTCTCGCTACCCCGGTTCGCGACGCACCGGCACCCACGGCACCGCCGGTTCTCCGCAACGGGCCGGCGACTTCCTCCGGGGCGCAGGCGTTGAGCGGGGCCCCCGAGTGGCTCAGCCCGGAACCGGTCGATCGTTCGGTGACGTCGAAGCGCAAGATCAGGGGCGCGGCCCTTGTCGCCGGTGGTCTTGCTGCCGTCGCAGCGTTGGGTCTGACTCTCGGCTACGGCGGTTCCGAGGACTCCACCAGCGCGCCTGCTGACAGCGAGCAACCGCTGACGACGGCTCCGCCGTCGACCTCGCGCACGTCGACCACGACGCTCCCGCCGTCCACGACCGTCGAGGCCCCCGCCCCGGCACCGGCTCCGGTCGAGACCTACGAGGCCCCGGCGTACGAAAGGCCTGCGCCGGCGCCCGCGCCCCCTCCGCCTCCGCCGCCACTGATTCCGGGTCTGCCCGACTTCCAGCTGCCGCAGATCCAGCTGCCGCCGCCACCGGTATTCGAGCTACCTCGCTTCTGA
- a CDS encoding ABC transporter ATP-binding protein, whose translation MGEPDKAISLPNLRVLWVFVRPHRRTLIFGMLLGLVGTGASLATPMVTKSVLDGLGSGQSFGGAVALLVLLLVIGSAVLYVQWIMLGTLAERIVLDARKSMVSRYFRATVGSLSTRPTGELVTRVTSDTVLLREAASSALVAIVNSTIALIGALVLMAVLDLVLLGTIFVAIVILGTMFAKLMPPIAEAQKQAQESVGRLGGRLDGALRAIRTVKSSRAEQREFDRVIADARDSAEHSVRAVRTSALAWTVAGGGIQLAIIGILGIGGYRVSIGALAVSSLIAFLLYAFQLMDPLSSLTTNFTQLQSGMAAAARIRQIEQLEIETSAETVGNAVAGKHDSILSFRGVTARYRPGGAPAVEEISFDVPAAGHTAIVGPSGAGKTSVFSLILRFLEPVDGEILLGGTSYADLSNDDVRSALAYVEQETPTIPGTVRENLLFTHPEASEADIWRALDSVHLGRAVRELPDGLDTDLVGSTVSGGQRQRIALARAIVRSPQVLLLDEATAQVDGRTEAAIHDVIRSIASTRAVVTIAHRLSTVLDADTILVMEDGRIRARGTHAELLQSDSLYRELVEALRIGDSAVVR comes from the coding sequence ATGGGTGAACCGGACAAAGCTATTTCGCTGCCCAATCTGCGGGTGCTGTGGGTTTTCGTTCGACCACACCGGCGGACATTGATTTTCGGCATGCTGCTCGGACTCGTCGGCACCGGAGCCTCGCTCGCGACGCCGATGGTCACCAAGTCGGTTCTCGACGGTCTCGGGTCGGGGCAGTCCTTCGGTGGTGCAGTAGCCCTGCTCGTCCTGCTTCTCGTCATCGGATCCGCAGTTCTCTACGTTCAATGGATCATGCTCGGGACACTCGCAGAGCGAATTGTTCTCGACGCTCGAAAATCCATGGTGAGCAGGTATTTTCGAGCCACTGTCGGCAGCCTCTCGACGCGGCCGACCGGAGAGTTGGTCACCCGCGTCACCTCGGACACGGTTCTTCTTCGCGAGGCGGCGTCGTCGGCTCTGGTGGCCATCGTCAACAGCACCATCGCCTTGATCGGCGCTCTAGTGCTCATGGCGGTCCTGGACCTGGTGCTTCTCGGCACGATCTTCGTCGCCATCGTAATTCTCGGCACCATGTTCGCCAAGTTGATGCCGCCCATCGCCGAGGCGCAGAAGCAAGCACAGGAATCGGTGGGCAGGCTCGGGGGACGCCTGGACGGTGCGCTGCGGGCCATTCGAACCGTCAAGTCCTCCCGCGCCGAGCAGCGGGAATTCGACAGGGTGATCGCCGACGCCCGAGACTCTGCCGAACACAGTGTGCGGGCGGTGCGTACGTCCGCGCTGGCGTGGACGGTCGCGGGCGGCGGGATACAACTGGCGATCATCGGCATTCTCGGCATAGGTGGATATCGTGTGAGCATCGGCGCGCTCGCGGTCTCCAGCCTGATTGCGTTCCTGCTCTACGCATTCCAACTGATGGACCCGCTGTCATCGTTGACGACGAACTTCACTCAACTTCAATCCGGAATGGCGGCCGCAGCGCGAATCCGGCAGATCGAACAACTCGAGATCGAAACCTCGGCAGAAACCGTCGGGAATGCGGTTGCAGGAAAGCATGATTCGATTCTGAGCTTTCGGGGTGTGACAGCGCGCTACCGGCCCGGTGGCGCACCCGCTGTCGAGGAAATCTCGTTCGACGTACCCGCGGCCGGTCACACGGCGATCGTCGGGCCGTCGGGAGCGGGCAAGACCAGCGTGTTCTCGCTCATCCTACGGTTTCTCGAGCCGGTCGACGGTGAAATATTGCTTGGGGGAACGTCGTACGCAGACCTGTCCAACGACGACGTCCGCAGTGCGCTCGCCTACGTCGAACAGGAGACACCGACGATCCCGGGGACCGTCCGAGAGAACCTTCTGTTCACACATCCCGAAGCATCGGAAGCCGATATCTGGCGGGCGTTGGACTCGGTGCACCTCGGTCGTGCCGTGCGGGAACTGCCGGACGGGCTCGACACCGATCTCGTCGGGTCCACCGTCTCCGGGGGTCAACGGCAGCGAATTGCGTTGGCGAGGGCGATCGTTCGAAGTCCGCAGGTGCTGCTGCTCGACGAGGCGACCGCGCAGGTGGACGGCAGGACCGAAGCCGCGATCCACGACGTCATTCGCTCCATCGCGTCGACCCGCGCCGTCGTGACCATCGCGCACCGGCTGTCCACCGTGCTGGATGCCGACACCATCCTGGTGATGGAGGACGGCCGAATCAGGGCCAGGGGGACCCACGCGGAGCTGCTGCAGTCGGATTCGCTGTACCGGGAGTTGGTCGAGGCGCTGCGGATCGGGGATTCTGCGGTGGTTCGGTGA
- the nhaA gene encoding Na+/H+ antiporter NhaA → MTNPKTRLPLFSRGSWSEADRIGQILRKETVGGALLLAATLVALIWANSPWDEAYNSLMSTRVGPSALHLDLTLSTWAADGLLAIFFFVVGLELKREFVAGDLRDPARAALPIAAAVGGMAVPAIIFVIINLRTGDGALLGWAIPTATDIAFAVAVLAVISTHLPLALRTFLLTLAVVDDLLAVTVIAIFYTDDINFVALGLTLIPLALFTFAVQKRVRSWWILLPLAAATWILMHESGVHATVAGVLLGFAVPVLRSKAAGGPEAGPGLAEHFEHKIRPISSGIAVPLFAFCAAGVTVGGFSGLRSALSDPIAIGIIAGLVVGKAIGIFGTTYLVSRFTRATLDAGLKWLDVFGVALLAGIGFTVSLLIGDLAFGEGTQRDDHVKVGVLTGSIVAASLAALILRSRNKAYRLIHEEETRDDDHDGIPDIYQSTRDEKA, encoded by the coding sequence GTGACCAATCCCAAGACCCGCCTACCACTGTTCTCCCGCGGTTCGTGGTCCGAAGCAGACCGGATCGGGCAGATCCTGCGCAAGGAGACCGTCGGTGGCGCATTGCTGCTCGCGGCTACCCTCGTCGCATTGATCTGGGCCAATTCGCCGTGGGACGAGGCCTACAACTCCCTGATGAGCACCCGCGTCGGTCCGTCGGCACTCCATCTGGACCTCACACTGTCCACGTGGGCCGCAGACGGACTGCTCGCCATCTTCTTTTTCGTCGTCGGACTCGAACTGAAACGCGAATTCGTCGCAGGAGACCTCCGCGATCCCGCGCGAGCAGCCCTGCCGATCGCTGCCGCAGTCGGTGGAATGGCAGTTCCCGCAATAATATTCGTCATCATCAACCTCAGGACCGGTGACGGTGCGCTACTGGGCTGGGCAATCCCTACCGCCACCGACATCGCCTTCGCGGTCGCCGTTCTCGCAGTGATCAGTACCCACCTACCCCTCGCACTGCGAACGTTCTTGTTGACGTTGGCCGTGGTCGACGACCTATTGGCCGTCACGGTCATCGCGATCTTCTACACCGACGACATCAATTTCGTCGCGCTCGGGCTGACTCTGATTCCGTTGGCGCTGTTCACATTCGCAGTGCAGAAGCGCGTTCGGTCGTGGTGGATCCTGCTGCCGCTCGCTGCGGCCACGTGGATCCTGATGCACGAGTCCGGCGTTCACGCCACCGTTGCAGGCGTGCTGCTCGGCTTCGCCGTACCCGTTCTCCGCAGCAAGGCCGCAGGCGGACCCGAAGCCGGCCCCGGGCTGGCCGAACACTTCGAACACAAGATCCGACCCATCTCCTCCGGGATCGCCGTGCCGCTGTTCGCATTCTGCGCAGCAGGCGTGACGGTCGGCGGATTCTCCGGTCTGCGCAGTGCGCTGTCGGACCCCATTGCCATCGGCATCATCGCCGGACTCGTTGTCGGTAAAGCCATCGGCATCTTCGGAACCACCTATCTCGTATCCCGGTTCACTCGAGCGACCCTCGACGCCGGTTTGAAGTGGCTGGACGTCTTCGGTGTTGCGTTGCTCGCCGGAATCGGATTCACCGTCTCGCTGCTGATCGGCGACCTCGCATTCGGCGAAGGAACCCAACGTGACGACCACGTCAAGGTCGGTGTGCTCACCGGCTCGATCGTCGCCGCGTCACTCGCCGCCCTGATCCTGCGCAGCCGCAACAAGGCATACCGGCTCATCCACGAGGAAGAAACCCGCGACGACGACCACGACGGCATTCCCGACATCTACCAATCGACGCGGGACGAGAAGGCCTAG
- a CDS encoding endonuclease/exonuclease/phosphatase family protein codes for MRGTAIAVGSALLLALAGMLVARQMGVTDITLVALLVGMPFAALPAALAVVLFALAKSRIGVALAVVFTVVLTAVQIPGFIAERHTASGAEFTVLTINAAHGDADAAAIVDEVRSSDADFLAVQELTPSEETDLTAAGIEDVLPYSFTAALPVADGTGLWSRTPLTDGETLPDFGFVPVRANTVVDGVELTFVSFHAMSPATPRHTVQWAEDLAHMRRLMDSYSGTVLVAGDFNATGDHRQFRRLTEDGFIDAADASGAGLFRTFPSSGPLARLDHVVASDDVDAIEVNPVSIPNSDHLGVVAHLRLPAA; via the coding sequence ATGCGTGGAACAGCCATTGCGGTTGGCTCCGCACTCTTGTTGGCCTTGGCCGGGATGCTGGTCGCCAGACAGATGGGGGTGACGGACATCACACTCGTTGCGCTGCTCGTCGGCATGCCTTTCGCTGCACTCCCGGCAGCCCTGGCGGTCGTACTCTTCGCGCTCGCGAAATCTCGGATCGGAGTCGCACTCGCCGTCGTGTTCACCGTCGTACTCACCGCTGTTCAAATTCCTGGATTCATCGCGGAGCGGCACACCGCGTCCGGCGCCGAGTTCACGGTCCTGACCATCAATGCGGCGCACGGCGATGCCGACGCGGCCGCCATCGTCGACGAAGTCAGAAGCAGTGACGCAGACTTTCTCGCCGTACAGGAGTTGACCCCGAGTGAGGAAACAGACCTCACCGCCGCGGGGATCGAGGACGTGCTGCCGTACAGCTTCACCGCCGCGCTCCCTGTCGCCGACGGCACCGGGTTGTGGAGCAGGACGCCACTCACCGACGGTGAGACTCTCCCCGACTTCGGTTTCGTCCCGGTGCGTGCGAACACCGTCGTCGATGGCGTCGAACTGACCTTTGTGTCGTTCCATGCGATGTCGCCGGCAACTCCGCGCCACACCGTCCAATGGGCAGAAGACCTCGCGCACATGCGCAGGCTCATGGACTCGTACTCGGGGACGGTCCTCGTCGCGGGAGACTTCAATGCCACCGGCGACCATCGTCAGTTCCGCCGATTGACCGAGGACGGGTTCATCGATGCTGCCGATGCGTCGGGCGCAGGCCTGTTCCGGACGTTTCCGTCGTCCGGTCCGCTTGCTCGGCTCGACCACGTGGTGGCCAGCGATGACGTCGACGCCATCGAGGTGAACCCGGTATCGATTCCGAATTCCGATCACTTGGGCGTCGTCGCGCACCTGCGGCTACCGGCAGCCTGA
- a CDS encoding STAS domain-containing protein produces MTLDESGFSPQHFDVAVEWRDNVVIVTVSGELDLATAPQLSESMKLVLEKRPSAVVIDLSHVGFLASAGMSLLASTHQQLDRSTGFAVVADGPSTGRPLTLVGLHEVFGIFATVGEALSAVGAGNS; encoded by the coding sequence GTGACGCTAGACGAGTCAGGGTTCAGCCCTCAGCATTTCGACGTAGCAGTGGAGTGGCGCGACAATGTCGTGATCGTGACGGTGTCGGGAGAGCTCGACCTGGCCACGGCACCGCAGCTGTCGGAGTCGATGAAGTTGGTACTGGAAAAGCGGCCATCGGCCGTCGTCATCGACCTGTCCCACGTCGGCTTCCTCGCCTCGGCCGGAATGTCGCTCCTTGCCTCCACACATCAGCAGCTCGACCGCTCGACGGGATTTGCAGTGGTGGCGGACGGGCCGTCCACCGGTCGACCACTGACTCTCGTCGGTTTGCACGAGGTCTTCGGTATTTTCGCCACTGTCGGCGAAGCGCTGTCCGCGGTCGGCGCGGGTAATTCCTGA
- a CDS encoding SRPBCC family protein: protein MPVIEHSAVADVPRSRAFAYVDDYRSVPKWMFGIRSFEPIGDIDHGLDAVYSAEMQIGPKTLRSTLRVTEWIENRSLTLSSVEGFSTVSKWSFEDTPDGGTRLNVDFAYNFPGGLAGRALGALVEPVVGQAIRHTESTLRRELSAL from the coding sequence ATGCCCGTCATCGAACACTCCGCCGTAGCCGACGTCCCACGCTCGCGTGCGTTCGCATACGTCGACGACTACAGGTCCGTGCCCAAGTGGATGTTCGGCATCCGATCGTTCGAACCCATCGGCGACATCGACCACGGCCTCGATGCCGTCTACTCCGCCGAGATGCAGATCGGTCCGAAAACGCTCCGATCCACACTCCGCGTCACCGAGTGGATCGAGAATCGATCGCTGACACTGTCCTCGGTCGAAGGGTTCTCGACGGTCTCGAAGTGGTCGTTCGAGGACACACCGGATGGTGGGACCAGATTGAACGTCGACTTCGCCTACAACTTCCCGGGTGGGCTCGCCGGCCGAGCACTGGGCGCCCTGGTCGAACCGGTTGTCGGCCAGGCGATCCGGCACACCGAATCCACGTTGCGGAGGGAGCTAAGCGCGTTGTGA
- a CDS encoding alanine:cation symporter family protein translates to MLPWFPYVLTVAVALFALSTAITWAYYGQQAWTSLFGRSPLSRNFFNLMFCTFTVIGTVLSLGSVLDFADATLFLLALVNITGLYLLLPVVKRELADYMATRPGKHDPDKVVQSQEDDRV, encoded by the coding sequence GTGCTGCCGTGGTTCCCGTACGTACTGACTGTTGCCGTTGCACTGTTCGCGCTGTCCACGGCGATCACGTGGGCGTACTACGGCCAGCAGGCGTGGACGTCGCTGTTCGGACGCAGCCCACTCTCCCGCAACTTCTTCAACCTGATGTTCTGCACGTTCACCGTCATCGGCACCGTCCTCTCGCTCGGATCGGTGCTCGACTTCGCCGACGCGACGCTGTTCCTGCTCGCGCTCGTCAACATCACTGGGCTCTACCTGCTACTCCCGGTGGTCAAGCGTGAACTGGCCGACTACATGGCAACTCGCCCAGGAAAGCACGATCCCGACAAGGTGGTGCAATCGCAGGAAGACGATCGGGTCTAG
- a CDS encoding low molecular weight phosphatase family protein: MHVLFVCTGNICRSPTAERLTVAYARERGQELTSSSAGTHGLTGHEMDPDAATVLHQLGGDSDGFVARRITPKIADGADLILTMTARHRDAVLAVAPRKLRTTFTLLEAVALAEASGAQTIAEIADARSRHTVTTLDIDDPYRRELEMYEQIGQQIADAVPRILHLL; this comes from the coding sequence GTGCACGTCCTCTTCGTCTGTACCGGGAATATCTGCCGCTCACCCACGGCCGAACGACTGACCGTGGCGTATGCGCGCGAACGCGGTCAGGAGCTGACGTCCTCCAGCGCGGGTACGCATGGGCTGACCGGACACGAGATGGATCCCGACGCCGCGACCGTCCTGCATCAACTGGGCGGTGATTCCGACGGGTTCGTCGCGCGTCGCATCACCCCGAAAATCGCCGACGGCGCAGATCTCATCCTGACGATGACGGCTCGCCACCGCGATGCCGTGTTGGCAGTCGCACCGCGCAAACTTCGCACGACGTTCACTCTCCTCGAGGCTGTCGCGCTTGCCGAGGCATCCGGTGCGCAGACGATCGCCGAGATCGCCGATGCTCGCTCACGGCACACGGTCACCACATTGGACATCGACGATCCGTACCGACGTGAGCTGGAGATGTACGAGCAGATCGGCCAGCAGATCGCCGACGCCGTGCCCAGGATCCTGCACCTACTCTGA
- a CDS encoding YdcF family protein codes for MIRRNLLLVLAIVMPVLMVSVVGVGGYLTFTKAKTDPIGRADAIIVLGGEHDGREAYGIELAEQGVADTVVLSNPYGKSDAVMKKYCGVQTDTYSVLCEKPVPSTTRGEAIFTQDLAQERGWDHVVVVSWRYHLPRAQYIFGQCFSGEVSMEAVPRAYDFSLVHWEYTYLYQLAGFAKAAVQGDCQNLW; via the coding sequence GTGATCCGTCGGAACCTCCTGCTAGTCCTGGCCATCGTCATGCCGGTACTGATGGTCTCGGTGGTCGGAGTCGGCGGCTACCTGACGTTCACGAAGGCGAAAACCGATCCGATCGGGCGCGCCGACGCCATCATCGTTCTCGGCGGTGAGCACGACGGCCGCGAGGCGTACGGCATCGAACTGGCGGAACAGGGCGTGGCGGACACGGTCGTACTGTCCAATCCGTACGGCAAGTCGGATGCAGTCATGAAGAAGTACTGCGGGGTGCAGACCGACACGTACAGCGTTCTGTGCGAGAAACCTGTTCCGAGTACGACGCGTGGTGAGGCGATATTCACCCAGGACCTTGCTCAGGAGCGGGGCTGGGACCACGTAGTCGTCGTGAGTTGGCGCTACCACCTGCCCAGAGCGCAATACATCTTCGGGCAGTGTTTCAGCGGCGAGGTATCGATGGAGGCCGTGCCGCGGGCGTACGACTTCTCCCTCGTCCATTGGGAGTACACCTACCTGTATCAGCTGGCGGGCTTCGCGAAGGCCGCTGTGCAGGGCGACTGTCAGAACTTGTGGTAG
- a CDS encoding MFS transporter, with protein sequence MKTGEQIVQELPWKWGVQGRIFVIGGLGFMFDAWDVTLNGFLTPLLGSYWDLSQTERGLVATGNLIGMAVGAVVWGTIADRMGRKRAFAITLLIFALFSVLGAFSPNFEIFVLLRFCAGFGLGGCIPVDYALVSEFSPRRIRGKVLSAMDGWWPIGATICGVVATALVPIDGDVRWRIMLLFMILPALLLFWVRRGIPESPMYLAAVGREEEARTVIDDLVARTGADVQQYSITAEPPVKRTALSGVKAVWSYSPRITSASWLLFVSIMLLYYAALSWMPSILRREGYDDFAAFAGTTLMTAVGILGVAVSAYLVEVVGRKWVIGISGPIAGAALVLFAIMLDVGSAVLVWLAVFGFVIQIAIPVLYCYVSELYPTPLRASGFGYASSVSRIATGFAPLLFGSVMWPILGLPLTFAIVTAFVVLAVLWMAYAAPETKGRELDTLEIGFQRTQMGYSPDSR encoded by the coding sequence GTGAAAACCGGTGAACAGATCGTGCAGGAGCTTCCCTGGAAATGGGGGGTGCAGGGCCGGATCTTCGTGATCGGTGGTCTCGGTTTCATGTTCGACGCCTGGGACGTCACTCTCAACGGGTTTCTGACCCCGCTGCTCGGTTCCTACTGGGACCTGTCGCAGACCGAGCGTGGTCTCGTCGCAACCGGAAATCTCATCGGCATGGCCGTCGGCGCCGTCGTGTGGGGGACCATCGCAGACCGGATGGGGCGCAAGCGAGCATTCGCCATCACCCTGTTGATCTTCGCGCTGTTCTCGGTACTCGGCGCGTTCTCGCCGAACTTCGAGATCTTCGTACTGCTCCGATTCTGCGCGGGCTTCGGACTCGGCGGGTGTATTCCCGTCGACTACGCGCTGGTCAGCGAATTCTCGCCGCGACGAATACGCGGAAAAGTGTTGTCCGCCATGGACGGTTGGTGGCCCATCGGAGCCACGATCTGCGGCGTCGTCGCGACAGCGCTGGTACCGATCGACGGCGATGTCCGCTGGCGAATCATGCTGCTGTTCATGATCCTGCCTGCGCTCCTGCTGTTCTGGGTGCGCCGAGGGATTCCCGAGTCGCCGATGTATCTGGCTGCCGTCGGACGTGAGGAGGAGGCTCGGACCGTCATCGACGATCTGGTTGCGCGCACCGGAGCCGACGTCCAGCAGTACTCCATCACCGCCGAACCGCCCGTGAAGCGAACGGCTCTGTCCGGCGTGAAAGCGGTTTGGAGCTACAGCCCGAGGATCACGTCGGCCTCCTGGTTGCTGTTCGTCTCGATCATGTTGCTGTACTACGCGGCCCTGAGTTGGATGCCGTCGATCCTTCGCCGCGAAGGCTACGACGACTTCGCCGCATTCGCGGGTACGACGCTGATGACGGCGGTCGGCATCCTCGGCGTCGCGGTGTCCGCCTACCTCGTCGAGGTCGTCGGCAGGAAATGGGTCATCGGCATCTCCGGGCCGATCGCCGGTGCTGCTCTGGTGCTGTTCGCGATCATGCTCGACGTCGGATCAGCGGTGCTCGTCTGGCTGGCAGTGTTCGGGTTCGTCATCCAGATCGCGATCCCGGTGCTGTACTGCTATGTCTCCGAGCTCTACCCGACGCCGCTGCGGGCGTCGGGCTTCGGCTATGCCTCCTCGGTCAGTCGTATCGCCACCGGTTTCGCGCCGCTGCTTTTCGGTTCGGTGATGTGGCCGATCCTCGGCTTGCCACTCACCTTCGCGATCGTCACGGCATTCGTCGTCCTCGCGGTGCTGTGGATGGCCTACGCGGCCCCCGAGACCAAGGGCCGGGAACTGGATACGTTGGAGATTGGGTTTCAACGGACGCAGATGGGGTATTCGCCCGATTCGCGGTAG
- a CDS encoding CrcB family protein, with product MAPTRLIESATVAVGGALGAVIRYEIWQWRDTPKWLLINTFGINVLGCLLLGSALGYLSGRPAPIPRAAVAGLACGFTTFSFYALQGITHDGAWNSVVYIVVTPVVAVAALAAGALVTRPVQRTR from the coding sequence GTGGCCCCCACCCGTCTGATCGAGAGTGCGACGGTCGCAGTCGGTGGTGCGCTCGGCGCAGTGATTCGGTACGAGATCTGGCAGTGGCGAGACACTCCGAAGTGGTTGTTGATCAATACCTTCGGCATCAATGTTCTCGGATGCCTACTTCTGGGCAGCGCCCTCGGCTATCTGTCCGGCCGGCCGGCACCGATTCCGCGAGCGGCAGTAGCGGGCCTGGCCTGCGGCTTCACCACTTTCAGCTTCTACGCACTGCAGGGCATCACCCACGACGGTGCGTGGAACTCCGTGGTCTACATCGTCGTGACCCCCGTCGTCGCCGTCGCTGCGCTCGCTGCAGGCGCGCTCGTCACCCGTCCGGTGCAGCGAACACGATGA